The Candidatus Thermoplasmatota archaeon genome has a window encoding:
- a CDS encoding plasmid pRiA4b ORF-3 family protein, producing the protein MARSTRRSTGRRAKGPRRLTVYSFKVSLHRRKDLYRTIAIGANNSLEDLHIAIQEAFDWDADHLYSFFLSGKLWDQDTEYTVLDDEFALDYDLPPSRDTRKARIRDLGLEVGAKFLYLFDYGDNHMFAVELIGRGKQVVKDELPTIIDQRGRSPEQYPDVPE; encoded by the coding sequence ATGGCAAGGTCGACGAGGCGTTCAACCGGCAGGAGAGCCAAGGGGCCGCGGAGGTTGACTGTCTACAGCTTCAAGGTGTCGTTGCATCGGCGAAAGGACCTGTACAGGACGATAGCTATCGGAGCCAACAACTCGCTCGAGGACCTCCACATCGCGATCCAGGAGGCGTTCGATTGGGACGCGGATCATCTGTACTCGTTCTTCTTGAGCGGCAAGCTGTGGGACCAGGACACCGAGTATACCGTGCTCGACGACGAGTTTGCGCTCGACTACGATCTTCCGCCATCGAGGGACACGCGGAAGGCCAGGATAAGGGATCTGGGCCTTGAGGTGGGGGCAAAGTTCCTTTATCTCTTCGACTACGGCGACAATCACATGTTCGCCGTGGAGCTGATCGGCAGGGGCAAGCAGGTCGTCAAGGATGAGCTCCCGACCATCATTGACCAGAGGGGCAGGTCGCCGGAGCAGTACCCTGACGTGCCCGAATGA
- a CDS encoding regulator: MWDKITNNFEKYPSQAKVARYLLKYGLRIEKDQVLCGDVQIADSALARAAGVDRRVVKSTIETIKGDPTLLRFFSQLLPTNHLKNAASAMGWSAIEIVPTNAHEPGIIAAVADILQKGNISIRQAIVDDPMTSEEPKLFIVTESQVPPELIPAIRQAKGVKGVTIY; the protein is encoded by the coding sequence ATGTGGGACAAGATTACAAACAACTTCGAGAAATACCCGTCCCAGGCGAAGGTGGCCAGATATCTCCTGAAGTATGGATTGCGCATCGAGAAGGACCAGGTCCTATGCGGGGACGTCCAGATTGCTGATTCGGCACTTGCCCGAGCTGCCGGCGTGGACAGACGAGTCGTGAAATCGACGATTGAGACGATAAAGGGAGATCCCACGCTTCTCAGGTTCTTTTCCCAGCTCCTTCCGACGAATCACCTGAAGAACGCCGCATCTGCGATGGGCTGGAGCGCTATCGAGATTGTCCCTACGAACGCTCACGAGCCCGGAATAATCGCGGCGGTCGCGGACATTCTTCAGAAGGGGAACATCAGCATTAGGCAGGCGATCGTGGACGATCCGATGACCTCTGAGGAGCCGAAGCTTTTCATCGTGACAGAGAGCCAAGTTCCACCCGAGCTGATACCGGCAATCCGGCAGGCCAAGGGAGTCAAGGGAGTCACCATATACTGA
- the psmA gene encoding archaeal proteasome endopeptidase complex subunit alpha, whose amino-acid sequence MAYDRAITVFSPDGRLFQVEYAREAVKRGTTTVGLKFKDGIALIVDKRIGSKLIESRSIEKIFQIDEHIGCAVSGLVADARVLVDYARMLAQINKVTYAEKMDIETLVKRLCNFKQNYTQYGGVRPFGTALLVAGVDEQGCHLFETDPSGALVAYKAGSIGAGKNAVMDVFEEEYKEDLSQDDAILLGLKALTKGTEESLNTKAVEIGLVKVGEKFRRLTEAEVEAYVKKLAA is encoded by the coding sequence ATGGCATACGACAGGGCTATCACAGTATTCTCGCCCGATGGCAGATTGTTCCAAGTGGAATACGCCCGAGAGGCAGTCAAGAGGGGAACAACGACCGTAGGTCTGAAGTTCAAGGACGGCATCGCGCTCATAGTCGACAAGAGGATTGGGAGCAAGCTCATCGAATCGAGATCGATCGAGAAGATCTTCCAGATAGACGAACACATTGGCTGCGCGGTCTCAGGTCTTGTCGCAGATGCGCGTGTCCTCGTCGACTATGCGAGAATGCTGGCGCAGATCAACAAGGTCACTTACGCCGAGAAGATGGATATCGAGACGCTCGTCAAAAGGCTCTGCAACTTCAAACAAAACTACACTCAGTATGGCGGCGTCAGGCCGTTCGGCACCGCACTCCTGGTTGCGGGAGTCGACGAGCAGGGCTGCCACCTGTTCGAGACAGACCCGAGCGGCGCTCTCGTGGCGTACAAGGCCGGGTCCATTGGCGCGGGCAAGAACGCGGTCATGGACGTTTTCGAGGAGGAGTACAAGGAGGACCTGTCCCAAGACGATGCCATCCTGCTTGGGCTGAAAGCTCTCACCAAGGGCACTGAGGAGAGCCTCAACACCAAGGCCGTCGAGATCGGTCTGGTTAAGGTTGGCGAGAAGTTCAGGAGGCTCACGGAGGCCGAGGTGGAGGCCTACGTGAAGAAGCTCGCGGCCTGA